Proteins encoded within one genomic window of Cytophagales bacterium:
- the rbfA gene encoding 30S ribosome-binding factor RbfA, with amino-acid sequence MDGKRQNKYSRQILKDLTEIFQKDPRHFFGNAFVTVTDVEVSPDLSLARVYLSVLPVTDADGVFQRLDDVKSEVRKLLGNKIGKRIRKIPELAFFHDDTGEQASKMDKLINSLVIPPESKDDQD; translated from the coding sequence ATGGATGGAAAGCGGCAGAACAAGTATTCACGTCAGATCCTCAAAGACCTGACCGAGATCTTCCAGAAAGACCCAAGGCATTTTTTCGGTAATGCATTCGTCACTGTTACGGATGTAGAGGTATCTCCTGACCTAAGCCTGGCCCGGGTGTATCTAAGTGTTTTACCAGTGACTGATGCTGATGGGGTTTTTCAACGACTGGATGATGTAAAAAGTGAAGTGCGAAAACTACTGGGTAACAAGATCGGCAAGCGCATCCGTAAAATTCCGGAACTGGCCTTCTTCCATGATGATACCGGCGAACAAGCTTCCAAAATGGATAAACTGATCAATAGCCTGGTGATCCCGCCAGAAAGCAAAGACGATCAGGATTGA
- a CDS encoding FtsX-like permease family protein produces MNISLFIAKRYFLSRKKKNFINVISTISMLVVGIATMALIIVLSVFNGLEGLLRSIYSDFDPEIRITATEGRSFVFTDSLSQAIYDVEGVAIVTEVIEDNVLIKYDDAQRVVRMKGVSDNFLQQNRLDRTQVSGELVLVYNNVGYAIVGKGIQLDLNINPSDEFRTIQVYYPRDIGPGVVNPERLTTVRHILPGGIFSVEKHYDDNYMLVPLAFAQDLLRYGNKRNALEIKVDELKNLPETKKRLSDALGNQYTVQTNDEIHEDLYKVLKIEKFFVFVTFSLIIGIASINIYFALMMLAIDKQKDISILAAQGADASLIRKIFLWEGGLVALVGAFVGLTLGVSISYIQQEFGIISMGMQTAIMEAYPVKVEWFDVMTTCICVVLITFLASFQPARLAARKISLRAL; encoded by the coding sequence TTGAATATCTCCCTTTTCATAGCGAAACGTTATTTTCTCTCTCGTAAGAAGAAAAATTTCATCAATGTGATCTCGACGATCTCCATGTTGGTAGTGGGTATCGCAACCATGGCATTGATCATCGTACTTTCTGTTTTCAATGGGCTGGAAGGGCTATTGCGATCGATTTACAGCGATTTTGATCCTGAAATCAGAATCACTGCGACAGAAGGTCGGTCATTCGTATTCACTGATAGTCTTTCTCAGGCGATCTATGATGTGGAAGGTGTGGCAATTGTCACAGAAGTGATCGAAGATAATGTGCTTATCAAATATGACGATGCACAACGTGTAGTTCGCATGAAAGGAGTTTCAGATAATTTCCTGCAACAAAATCGCCTGGACCGAACCCAGGTTTCGGGAGAGTTGGTATTGGTTTATAATAATGTAGGCTATGCCATTGTTGGCAAAGGCATTCAGCTGGACCTAAACATCAACCCATCCGACGAGTTTCGCACTATTCAGGTATACTATCCCAGGGATATTGGCCCCGGAGTGGTCAACCCTGAGCGACTGACGACCGTCCGCCACATCCTGCCCGGCGGCATTTTCTCGGTGGAAAAACATTACGATGACAACTACATGCTCGTTCCGCTGGCCTTTGCCCAGGACTTGCTGAGATACGGCAATAAGCGAAATGCACTGGAGATAAAGGTGGATGAGCTGAAAAACTTACCTGAAACCAAAAAAAGGCTATCAGATGCATTGGGCAACCAATATACGGTCCAAACCAACGACGAAATACACGAAGACCTGTACAAGGTTTTGAAGATTGAAAAGTTCTTTGTCTTTGTCACTTTTTCCCTGATCATCGGCATTGCTTCTATCAATATCTACTTCGCTTTGATGATGCTCGCCATCGATAAACAGAAAGATATTTCCATCCTGGCCGCACAAGGCGCCGATGCTTCTCTGATCCGGAAAATCTTCCTTTGGGAAGGGGGATTGGTCGCGCTGGTGGGCGCTTTTGTCGGGCTTACTTTGGGCGTATCGATCAGCTACATACAGCAGGAATTCGGGATCATCTCCATGGGCATGCAAACAGCGATCATGGAAGCCTATCCAGTCAAAGTAGAATGGTTTGATGTGATGACCACCTGCATTTGTGTAGTGTTGATAACTTTTTTGGCCTCCTTCCAACCTGCCCGCCTGGCAGCAAGAAAAATCTCACTTAGAGCACTTTAG
- a CDS encoding DEAD/DEAH box helicase yields the protein MKVAPEQPFKLIYSLFDHEYLGYIFESFVIQLDGKGQLTFSHQNISSKNAAEFNSGLDENDYKLIKIMDNMQQDKVIKHFTKKKIKPDQFFLKTYDKKVGDETLQREIHNYLERRRSEILPLLAGKMLFEMGSDGEPAWREIKILEEKATVLFHFRKNEDNTHYFPTIKLKGEKLEFRHNGSYIVCSEPAWIVVDNQLFTFEKEISGGKIKPFLNKKFILIPKNVEETYFQKFVAPLVASFDVYAKGFDIQTESYEPKPVLTLSEVQQASSKPISLFDEQKEEDKNREKKVLIELQLGYGQYQFRADQLKEVSVSLEKNGEDYTFHRIRRKLEVEKSILKQLGDSGLVVRNSRATMTEGQIFAWLNEQRNLLRELNIDVCQIQNNGKVYFLGESSIDIKIEEGIDWFDIKAVVRFGSYEVPFKTIRKLILQKKNEVRLPNGEIGIIPDNWIEQYSDLFAFSSDENDENIRLEKYHLALVNELKENNAASVSITRKLNRLLDFNEIEEQVIPSDFKGDLRPYQQAGFNWLRFLDEYAFGGCLADDMGLGKTVQTLAMLQDTCEQHPGTTSLLIMPTSLIYNWEMEASKFTPKLKILKYTGSNRVKDHAQFSNYDLVITSYGITRLDVEILGEFYFNYIVLDESQAIKNPESIIAKSVKELKSRRKLILSGTPIENSTMDLWSQLSFANPGLLGSKNYFKTEYLLPIEKRNDEKKVKRLNAMIKPFILRREKSQVATDLPEKVINVTYCDLSDQQREVYEREKNQYRNKILDLIETEGLKNSQFLLLQGLTKLRQIANHPVLTDETYQGDSGKFQDVAYMIENALRGDHNILIFSQFVKHLKLVGKYLNDQQIPYAYLDGSVKDRKDQVMKFQENEDINVFLISLKAGGLGLNLTKADYVFILDPWWNPAIEAQAIDRAHRIGQKNKVFTYKFIARDTVEEKILILQQSKLKLAQELISIEESFVKSLSKEDITKLFD from the coding sequence ATGAAAGTAGCCCCGGAACAGCCGTTCAAATTGATCTATTCGTTATTTGATCACGAATACCTGGGTTACATTTTCGAATCATTTGTTATTCAGTTAGACGGGAAGGGACAGCTGACCTTCTCTCATCAAAACATTTCTTCTAAGAATGCGGCTGAGTTCAACTCCGGACTGGACGAGAACGATTACAAGCTGATCAAGATCATGGACAACATGCAGCAGGACAAAGTGATCAAGCACTTTACCAAGAAGAAAATCAAGCCGGATCAGTTCTTCCTGAAAACCTATGACAAAAAGGTTGGGGACGAAACCTTGCAGCGAGAAATCCACAATTACCTGGAAAGAAGAAGGTCGGAGATTTTACCCCTCCTCGCGGGAAAGATGCTGTTTGAAATGGGATCAGATGGTGAGCCTGCCTGGCGGGAGATCAAGATCCTGGAAGAAAAAGCGACAGTGCTTTTTCACTTCCGAAAAAACGAGGACAACACACATTATTTCCCGACCATCAAACTAAAAGGAGAAAAGCTGGAATTTCGCCACAACGGGAGCTACATCGTGTGCAGTGAGCCCGCGTGGATCGTAGTAGATAACCAACTGTTCACCTTCGAAAAAGAAATCAGTGGTGGCAAGATCAAACCTTTTCTAAATAAGAAATTTATCCTGATCCCGAAAAATGTTGAAGAAACGTACTTCCAAAAGTTCGTAGCGCCCCTTGTGGCCTCTTTTGACGTCTATGCCAAGGGATTCGACATACAGACGGAAAGCTACGAGCCCAAACCAGTACTTACACTTTCGGAAGTACAACAAGCGAGTTCCAAGCCCATTTCCTTGTTTGACGAGCAAAAAGAGGAAGATAAAAACCGGGAAAAGAAAGTACTGATCGAACTTCAGTTGGGTTATGGTCAATATCAATTCCGTGCAGATCAGCTGAAAGAAGTAAGTGTCTCCTTGGAGAAAAATGGTGAAGACTATACGTTCCATCGAATTCGCAGAAAGCTAGAGGTTGAAAAATCGATCCTAAAGCAACTCGGTGACAGTGGTCTGGTTGTTCGGAATTCAAGAGCCACCATGACTGAAGGGCAAATTTTTGCCTGGCTCAATGAACAGCGCAATCTGCTTCGGGAACTTAACATCGATGTTTGTCAGATTCAAAATAATGGTAAGGTCTACTTCCTGGGTGAATCTTCCATTGACATCAAGATCGAAGAAGGTATTGACTGGTTCGATATCAAAGCCGTGGTACGGTTTGGCAGCTACGAAGTGCCCTTCAAAACCATTCGGAAACTGATCCTCCAGAAGAAAAATGAGGTTCGACTTCCCAACGGAGAAATAGGCATCATTCCTGACAATTGGATTGAGCAATACAGCGATTTATTTGCGTTTTCGAGTGATGAGAATGACGAGAACATCCGACTGGAAAAATATCACCTGGCGCTCGTCAATGAGTTGAAAGAAAACAACGCGGCCAGTGTTTCTATCACGAGAAAGCTGAACCGCCTGTTAGATTTCAACGAAATAGAGGAACAGGTCATCCCTTCTGATTTCAAAGGAGACTTGAGGCCTTATCAGCAAGCAGGCTTCAACTGGTTGCGGTTTCTCGATGAATATGCATTTGGCGGATGCCTGGCCGATGACATGGGTCTGGGTAAAACCGTGCAAACCCTGGCTATGCTGCAGGATACCTGCGAACAGCATCCGGGCACTACGTCCTTGCTGATCATGCCCACGTCCCTGATCTACAACTGGGAAATGGAGGCCAGTAAGTTTACTCCGAAACTCAAAATCCTGAAATACACGGGCTCCAATCGGGTCAAAGATCATGCACAGTTTTCAAACTATGATCTGGTGATTACCAGCTACGGCATCACTCGCCTGGATGTTGAGATCCTGGGAGAGTTCTACTTCAATTACATCGTGCTTGATGAATCTCAGGCCATCAAAAATCCGGAATCGATCATTGCCAAGTCTGTGAAGGAATTGAAATCCAGACGGAAATTGATCCTGAGTGGTACGCCTATCGAAAACAGTACCATGGACCTGTGGTCCCAGCTTTCATTTGCCAACCCGGGACTGCTGGGTTCCAAGAACTATTTCAAAACGGAGTATTTGCTTCCGATCGAAAAGCGCAACGATGAGAAAAAGGTAAAGCGGCTCAATGCCATGATCAAACCTTTCATCCTGCGCCGGGAAAAGTCTCAGGTGGCAACGGATCTCCCGGAAAAAGTGATCAATGTAACTTATTGTGATCTTTCGGATCAACAACGTGAGGTCTACGAAAGAGAAAAGAATCAATACCGCAATAAGATCCTCGACCTGATTGAGACAGAAGGACTGAAAAACTCACAGTTCTTATTGTTGCAAGGGCTTACGAAGTTGCGTCAGATCGCCAATCACCCGGTACTGACGGATGAAACCTATCAAGGCGATTCTGGGAAATTCCAGGATGTGGCTTACATGATCGAAAATGCGCTTCGTGGCGATCACAATATCCTGATCTTTAGCCAGTTTGTGAAGCATCTCAAGTTGGTGGGTAAATACCTCAACGACCAGCAGATCCCATACGCGTACCTGGACGGTAGTGTAAAAGATCGCAAAGATCAGGTCATGAAGTTTCAGGAAAACGAAGACATCAATGTCTTCCTGATCTCGCTAAAAGCAGGTGGACTAGGACTGAACCTCACAAAAGCAGACTATGTGTTCATCTTAGATCCCTGGTGGAACCCTGCCATAGAAGCTCAGGCCATCGACCGGGCGCATCGTATCGGGCAGAAAAACAAAGTCTTCACTTACAAATTCATCGCTCGAGATACGGTAGAAGAAAAAATACTGATCCTACAGCAAAGCAAACTCAAGCTGGCCCAGGAACTCATTTCAATTGAGGAAAGCTTCGTGAAAAGTCTGAGCAAGGAAGACATCACGAAGTTGTTTGATTAA
- a CDS encoding aspartyl protease family protein: protein MKRFLLISLICLFGLSAFSQQTIGFVFPKKKQKKVSFKFEMYNNLIVIPVSINNFLSMKFIVDTGAEATVLTEKAFGDLVGLNYVREIHIAAPGIRDSVEAYVATNVTLGLPEDINGEQMSMLVLKEDYLGLKENLGDEIYGIIGYDIFRRFVVEIDYDERKLTLHNPRKYKPRKYFEAIDISLDDTKPYIRSNLTSDNGNGNSVKLMVDTGASHALLLDVHNTDDLQMPEETITARLGQGLGGEISGMVGRLNKYEIGRYGFDEVLVSIPYEGSYSNAIKRGSRHGTVGGELLSRFNPTFDYFNGKLYLAKSKNHSRNFEFDMSGIHLGVKKEFLDSLVVKHLEDDSPAAEVGIEVGDRVLNINGRNLSNAKLSDLNALLRKKDGMKIRMKLYRDGAVYRRKFRLRRMI, encoded by the coding sequence ATGAAGAGGTTTTTGCTCATATCACTCATCTGCCTATTTGGCTTATCTGCTTTTTCTCAGCAGACCATAGGTTTTGTTTTTCCCAAAAAGAAGCAGAAAAAAGTCTCCTTCAAGTTTGAGATGTATAACAACTTGATCGTGATCCCGGTCTCTATCAATAACTTCTTAAGCATGAAGTTTATTGTGGATACGGGTGCAGAAGCTACCGTACTGACAGAAAAAGCCTTTGGAGACCTGGTCGGGCTTAACTACGTGCGAGAAATCCATATTGCTGCTCCGGGGATCAGAGATTCAGTGGAAGCATATGTGGCCACAAATGTAACATTGGGCCTTCCTGAAGATATTAACGGCGAACAAATGAGCATGCTCGTGCTCAAAGAAGACTATTTAGGTCTGAAAGAAAATTTAGGTGATGAGATCTACGGCATCATTGGGTATGATATCTTCCGAAGGTTTGTAGTTGAGATTGATTATGATGAGCGCAAACTCACTTTGCACAATCCAAGAAAATACAAGCCTCGCAAGTATTTCGAAGCAATTGACATCAGCCTGGACGATACCAAACCTTACATTCGCTCAAATCTGACCAGTGATAATGGAAACGGTAATTCTGTTAAACTCATGGTGGATACTGGAGCAAGTCATGCGCTTTTACTTGATGTGCACAACACTGATGACTTACAAATGCCTGAAGAAACCATTACCGCACGCCTGGGCCAGGGGCTCGGTGGCGAAATTTCAGGAATGGTCGGCAGGCTCAACAAATATGAGATCGGTCGCTACGGTTTTGATGAGGTGCTCGTCTCAATTCCTTATGAAGGATCTTATAGCAACGCGATCAAAAGAGGCTCCAGGCATGGGACTGTCGGCGGTGAATTGTTGAGTCGGTTCAACCCAACATTTGATTATTTCAATGGCAAGCTGTACCTGGCGAAAAGTAAAAATCACAGTAGAAACTTTGAGTTCGATATGAGTGGTATTCACCTGGGAGTGAAAAAAGAATTTCTTGATTCTTTGGTTGTGAAACACCTGGAAGATGATTCTCCTGCCGCCGAAGTGGGCATTGAAGTAGGAGATAGGGTCTTGAATATCAACGGACGAAACCTGAGCAATGCCAAGCTTTCTGATCTGAACGCCTTGCTTCGCAAAAAAGATGGGATGAAAATCAGAATGAAACTGTACCGTGACGGTGCTGTGTATCGCAGAAAGTTCCGACTTAGGCGAATGATCTAG
- a CDS encoding glycosyltransferase family 39 protein, with the protein MLPEFHQHQKIAIPLGLFLLAGLALFINLGSYPLFLEEPRRALIALEMYLSDQWMVPTQFGEAYFKKPPIWNWVILFSHTIFGDFSEWTIRFFGVVSFLLMGVITWWVGDKYVNFSFGVHAALLVLTMADALYYLTVVSGEIDLFYSLITYAGIVLIFFLREKGEFAWMFFLGYVFAAIGLLTKGLPSLVFLAITLLIALWDGYRLKKLWSAGHLLGIVAFAAIIGWFAWSYTPYGEVSQYITTLWTESRDKTAVGTFNAQRFLVHLVLFPLETLKNILPAGFLLLFAWRKSFWDQLRSHRLIRFSFWVSLTNILLYWLSPETGSRYLYMLYPFIIIVLLYAFHLAPTHVGRDKAFKVIGLVVLGLFFTATVSYPFILTKQVPDGAMIASLMVACLMPFLIYGFLKLQKWRLLLIMTGFLLIRVVFDFSVHPLRAQDSPMQEYKQRGIQLTEVAEDHPIFIYKDTRISYTSAFYTTRESKRVIRRTENKEFDGLYLVREDLLKGEEYQVRYLMPYRDTTVYLVRFR; encoded by the coding sequence ATGCTTCCCGAATTCCATCAACATCAAAAGATCGCTATCCCGCTTGGCTTGTTTTTGCTCGCTGGTTTGGCCTTGTTCATCAATCTGGGGAGTTATCCTTTGTTTCTGGAAGAGCCGCGAAGGGCTTTGATTGCACTGGAAATGTATTTGAGTGATCAATGGATGGTCCCCACGCAATTCGGGGAAGCTTATTTTAAGAAACCACCTATCTGGAATTGGGTCATTCTTTTCTCTCATACGATTTTTGGGGACTTCTCGGAGTGGACCATACGGTTTTTCGGTGTAGTTTCCTTCCTGTTGATGGGTGTGATAACCTGGTGGGTAGGAGATAAGTATGTCAATTTTTCATTTGGCGTCCATGCTGCGTTGCTGGTCCTGACCATGGCCGATGCCTTGTATTATCTGACCGTTGTTTCGGGTGAAATAGATCTTTTTTATTCGTTGATCACTTACGCGGGAATTGTGCTGATCTTTTTCCTCAGAGAAAAAGGAGAGTTTGCGTGGATGTTTTTCCTTGGGTACGTTTTTGCGGCCATTGGTTTATTGACCAAAGGGCTGCCATCGCTGGTATTCCTGGCCATCACTTTGTTGATTGCTTTATGGGACGGCTATCGATTAAAAAAGCTTTGGAGTGCAGGCCATTTGTTAGGCATCGTTGCTTTTGCCGCGATCATTGGATGGTTCGCCTGGAGCTACACCCCATATGGAGAGGTGAGCCAATACATTACTACGCTTTGGACAGAATCGCGGGATAAGACGGCCGTAGGAACATTCAATGCACAGCGATTTTTAGTGCATTTGGTGTTATTCCCACTTGAGACGTTGAAAAATATTTTACCCGCAGGTTTCCTGTTGCTATTTGCGTGGAGAAAAAGCTTTTGGGATCAGCTCCGCTCCCATCGATTGATCCGGTTCAGCTTTTGGGTTTCTCTGACCAATATTTTGTTGTACTGGCTTTCTCCTGAAACCGGGTCCAGGTATCTCTACATGCTGTACCCTTTTATCATTATCGTGCTGCTTTATGCGTTTCATCTTGCTCCGACACATGTTGGCAGGGACAAAGCCTTCAAGGTTATTGGCCTGGTCGTGTTGGGATTGTTTTTTACGGCGACTGTTAGTTATCCTTTTATTCTTACCAAACAGGTGCCTGATGGAGCGATGATTGCCAGTCTGATGGTTGCCTGCTTAATGCCGTTTTTGATCTATGGTTTTCTGAAATTGCAAAAGTGGAGATTGCTCTTGATCATGACCGGTTTTCTTTTAATACGAGTTGTTTTTGACTTCAGTGTGCATCCTTTACGAGCACAGGATTCACCCATGCAGGAGTATAAACAACGAGGAATTCAATTAACTGAAGTGGCGGAAGATCATCCGATCTTTATTTACAAAGACACGAGAATCAGCTACACCAGCGCCTTTTATACGACACGAGAAAGCAAAAGAGTTATTCGTCGGACTGAGAATAAGGAATTTGACGGTTTGTATCTAGTTCGGGAAGACTTACTTAAAGGAGAGGAATACCAGGTTCGATACTTAATGCCATATCGAGACACGACAGTCTACCTAGTCCGTTTTCGCTAG
- a CDS encoding NAD(P)/FAD-dependent oxidoreductase produces MKDVIIVGGGLSGLFNAILLSRAGLEVTLIEKKRYPFHRVCGEYISNEVIPFLEKHDLFPHELEPASMEQFQLTSIGGRKMQMALDLGGFGVSRYAWDEWLANLLKKEGVDIREGVSVNEIQFQEDHFHCELGTGEVMQAQFVIGAFGKRSTLDKQQDRAFMTRKSPYLGVKYHIKSDFDDKTVALHNFRNGYCGINKVEKDRYNLCYLTHRDNVRKHGNIPETERRVLQENPYLKDIFRNSEFLLEKPEVINEITFEQKEPVHNHVLMCGDSAGMITPLCGNGMGMAIHSANMLTKIILNHWSDTTQRRYLIEEEYTQSWKSAFEKRLWVGRKIQDWFGHPFMSAFAVLAGRTIKPISRALMKQTHGEPFS; encoded by the coding sequence ATGAAAGATGTCATCATAGTTGGGGGAGGGTTGTCCGGGTTATTCAATGCCATCCTGCTTTCTCGTGCAGGATTGGAAGTGACCTTGATTGAGAAAAAACGCTATCCCTTTCATCGGGTCTGTGGCGAATACATTTCCAACGAAGTGATTCCCTTTCTGGAAAAGCACGATTTGTTTCCGCATGAGCTGGAGCCGGCAAGCATGGAACAGTTTCAATTGACCTCTATTGGTGGTCGAAAAATGCAAATGGCACTGGACCTGGGTGGTTTTGGTGTAAGTCGATACGCATGGGATGAATGGCTTGCTAACCTGCTAAAAAAAGAAGGGGTTGACATTAGAGAAGGAGTTTCCGTCAACGAAATTCAATTTCAGGAAGATCACTTTCATTGTGAACTTGGGACGGGAGAAGTGATGCAGGCGCAATTCGTGATCGGCGCTTTCGGTAAACGTTCCACACTTGACAAGCAACAAGACCGGGCCTTCATGACGCGAAAGTCACCTTATTTAGGAGTAAAGTACCACATCAAATCGGATTTTGATGATAAAACAGTGGCCCTTCACAATTTTAGAAACGGCTACTGTGGTATCAATAAAGTCGAGAAGGACCGGTACAACCTCTGCTACCTGACTCATCGGGACAATGTGCGGAAACATGGCAACATTCCCGAAACGGAACGCAGGGTACTTCAGGAGAATCCTTACTTGAAAGACATTTTCCGCAACAGCGAATTCCTGCTAGAGAAACCCGAAGTGATCAACGAAATCACCTTTGAGCAAAAAGAACCCGTACACAACCACGTTCTGATGTGCGGTGATTCGGCAGGGATGATCACACCTCTTTGCGGAAATGGTATGGGAATGGCCATTCATTCTGCCAATATGTTGACGAAAATTATCCTTAACCATTGGTCAGACACAACTCAAAGAAGATACCTGATTGAGGAGGAATACACCCAATCCTGGAAATCAGCCTTTGAGAAACGACTATGGGTAGGTAGAAAAATTCAAGACTGGTTTGGACATCCGTTTATGTCCGCCTTTGCCGTGCTGGCTGGACGCACCATTAAACCCATATCCCGAGCTTTGATGAAACAAACACACGGGGAGCCTTTTTCATAA
- a CDS encoding UbiA family prenyltransferase gives MKRSTLLHLRFPFSLFLLPVFLFAVAVCQAPMNVNFLMVFVILHFLVYPASNGFNSYFDKDEDSIGGLKKPPKVTQELYLVVTIMDLVALGLSFFLSVPFGFMILIYIGVSRAYSHPMIRIKKYPVLGWLITGVFQGYFTLLLVVVALTGTDPFSLPMSYHLAGSISTLLLFGSYPMTQVYQHEEDQKRGDQTISLKLGILGTFHFTGLLFTTATAGFLWYFLTFQSVSLVYIYLACSGPVLLFFGWWYLQVRKDQSNANFDNTMRLNGISSLAFITFFLVWWLGY, from the coding sequence ATGAAAAGATCTACCCTCCTGCATCTCCGATTCCCTTTTTCCCTTTTTTTACTTCCTGTATTTCTATTCGCGGTAGCAGTATGCCAGGCGCCCATGAATGTCAATTTCCTGATGGTTTTCGTGATCCTGCACTTTTTGGTCTATCCGGCTTCCAATGGCTTTAACTCTTATTTTGATAAAGATGAAGACAGCATTGGTGGACTCAAAAAGCCACCTAAAGTTACACAAGAGCTTTACTTGGTCGTCACTATCATGGATTTAGTTGCGCTTGGACTAAGCTTTTTTTTGTCCGTCCCTTTTGGGTTCATGATTTTGATCTACATCGGGGTATCACGCGCCTACAGTCATCCGATGATCCGCATCAAAAAGTACCCGGTTTTGGGCTGGCTCATCACTGGTGTTTTTCAGGGTTACTTTACGCTGCTGTTGGTTGTAGTTGCTTTGACTGGGACTGATCCTTTTTCACTGCCAATGTCTTATCATTTGGCAGGGTCGATCAGTACATTGTTGCTATTTGGTTCGTATCCAATGACCCAGGTCTACCAGCACGAGGAAGACCAAAAAAGAGGAGATCAGACCATCAGCTTAAAATTGGGGATCCTGGGGACTTTTCATTTCACGGGATTACTTTTTACCACCGCTACCGCCGGATTCCTTTGGTACTTCCTGACCTTTCAAAGTGTGAGTCTGGTGTATATCTATCTGGCTTGTTCAGGTCCGGTACTTTTGTTTTTTGGCTGGTGGTACCTTCAGGTCCGGAAAGATCAATCTAACGCCAACTTTGACAATACCATGCGACTAAATGGCATCTCCTCTCTCGCGTTCATCACCTTCTTTTTGGTTTGGTGGTTGGGGTATTGA
- a CDS encoding type III polyketide synthase, whose product MPTRIHAIGTAVPSYRCNQKELATFMTRHLDLDKRQSRNLHILFATSGIKHRYSVVPDYAAEMEDYMFFPKNAALEPFPTTSDRMELYRKEALGLAEAAVVNCFDQVEDHLSSVTHLITVSCTGMYAPGLDIDLVEHLGLNTDVERTSINFMGCYAAFNALKVANHIAAHDSSAKVLIVTVELCSLHFQKSKDEDMLLSNALFSDGSASVLVDSTPTNKTHLVMEHFYSDLALEGKDEMGWFIRDVGFEMKLTAEVPEVIKTGIGELTSKLLSKVSDHHIEHYAIHPGGRKILEVIEEELQIPSEKNQASRHVLGEYGNMSSPTVLFVLKELMAGLNASNHQEDILSFAFGPGLTLESMLLKVISV is encoded by the coding sequence ATGCCTACTAGAATACATGCCATTGGTACTGCTGTACCTTCTTATCGATGCAACCAAAAGGAGCTAGCTACTTTTATGACCCGGCATTTGGACCTGGATAAAAGACAGTCTCGTAACCTTCATATCTTGTTTGCCACTAGTGGTATCAAACATCGATATTCTGTCGTTCCCGACTATGCCGCTGAGATGGAGGACTACATGTTCTTTCCAAAAAATGCCGCATTGGAACCCTTTCCCACCACCTCCGACCGGATGGAGCTTTACCGGAAAGAGGCATTGGGACTCGCTGAGGCGGCAGTAGTCAATTGTTTTGATCAGGTCGAGGATCATTTATCATCCGTCACCCATTTGATCACAGTCAGTTGTACGGGCATGTACGCTCCCGGGCTCGACATTGACCTGGTTGAACATCTTGGATTGAACACTGACGTAGAACGTACATCAATCAACTTCATGGGATGCTATGCCGCCTTCAATGCCTTGAAAGTAGCCAATCACATCGCGGCTCATGATTCCAGTGCTAAGGTGCTTATCGTGACGGTTGAGTTATGCAGTTTGCATTTCCAAAAGTCGAAAGACGAAGACATGTTGTTGTCCAATGCACTGTTTAGTGATGGTTCCGCATCGGTCCTGGTAGACTCAACTCCAACAAACAAGACCCATCTGGTCATGGAACATTTCTATAGTGACCTGGCCCTTGAAGGCAAAGATGAAATGGGATGGTTCATTCGTGATGTGGGTTTTGAAATGAAACTGACCGCTGAGGTCCCCGAGGTGATCAAGACTGGAATTGGTGAACTGACGTCCAAATTGCTCTCCAAAGTCTCAGATCACCACATCGAACATTATGCGATACATCCAGGAGGTAGAAAAATCCTGGAAGTCATTGAGGAGGAGCTGCAGATTCCTTCGGAAAAGAATCAAGCTTCCCGTCATGTGCTGGGCGAATACGGGAACATGTCTTCGCCCACCGTCCTTTTTGTCCTCAAAGAATTAATGGCCGGATTAAATGCCTCCAATCATCAGGAAGATATCCTGAGTTTCGCCTTCGGACCTGGTCTGACGCTGGAAAGTATGTTACTAAAAGTGATCTCCGTTTGA